A portion of the Rubeoparvulum massiliense genome contains these proteins:
- a CDS encoding 4Fe-4S dicluster domain-containing protein has protein sequence MPRYGMLIDVSQCVGCFACRVDCQMTNSLPPSESFIKFYEKETGTYPNVSLQIFPVQCQHCEDAPCVNVCPTGASYYTEEGMVLVDHEKCIGCKYCMVACPYDARVVNEETGVVEKCRFCYEAVTAGWQPACVETCIGSARIFGDLDDPNSDISKAIVEKKAQQLRPDLGTKPKIFYVR, from the coding sequence ATGCCACGCTATGGAATGTTAATCGATGTGTCCCAATGTGTTGGGTGCTTTGCATGCCGGGTAGACTGTCAAATGACTAATAGTCTTCCGCCATCTGAATCTTTTATCAAGTTCTATGAAAAAGAAACAGGTACTTATCCGAATGTATCCTTGCAAATCTTCCCAGTACAATGTCAGCACTGTGAAGATGCACCTTGTGTCAATGTGTGTCCAACTGGTGCTTCCTACTATACAGAAGAAGGTATGGTTCTCGTAGATCATGAAAAATGCATTGGCTGTAAGTACTGCATGGTAGCATGCCCTTACGATGCCCGTGTGGTTAATGAAGAGACCGGTGTCGTAGAAAAATGTCGCTTCTGCTATGAAGCAGTAACTGCTGGCTGGCAACCTGCTTGTGTAGAAACCTGTATTGGCAGTGCTCGTATTTTCGGCGACTTGGATGATCCAAATAGTGATATTTCCAAAGCAATTGTTGAAAAGAAAGCCCAACAATTACGTCCTGACTTAGGTACGAAACCAAAAATTTTCTATGTGAGGTGA
- the deoC gene encoding deoxyribose-phosphate aldolase: MQREEIARYIDHTLLKPTATKADITKLCEEAKEYHFASVCVNPTWVPFCARLLEGADVKVCTVIGFPLGATTTAIKVKETEDAIQNGATEVDMVINIGALKSGEYALVKEDIAAVVQAAKGKALTKVIIETGALTDEEKVLACQFSKEAGADFVKTSTGFGYGGATIEDVKLMRNTVGSEMGVKASGGVRTCADAQGMITAGATRIGASAGIAIVKGQ, encoded by the coding sequence ATTCAACGGGAAGAGATTGCCCGCTACATTGACCATACCCTATTAAAGCCTACAGCAACGAAAGCGGATATTACGAAGTTATGTGAAGAAGCAAAGGAGTATCACTTTGCTTCTGTCTGTGTGAATCCTACTTGGGTGCCCTTCTGTGCCCGCTTGCTAGAAGGAGCAGATGTGAAAGTCTGTACCGTGATTGGCTTCCCCCTTGGTGCTACCACAACAGCGATCAAGGTGAAGGAGACCGAGGATGCCATTCAAAATGGTGCTACCGAAGTCGATATGGTGATCAATATTGGCGCTTTAAAATCTGGCGAGTATGCATTGGTCAAGGAAGATATTGCTGCAGTGGTGCAAGCAGCTAAAGGAAAAGCATTGACCAAGGTGATCATTGAGACCGGCGCTCTAACAGATGAAGAGAAGGTACTTGCTTGCCAATTTAGTAAAGAAGCAGGTGCTGATTTTGTCAAAACATCCACTGGCTTTGGCTACGGTGGTGCAACCATTGAAGATGTAAAATTAATGCGCAATACCGTAGGAAGTGAAATGGGCGTAAAAGCATCAGGCGGTGTACGTACATGCGCCGATGCTCAAGGGATGATTACAGCAGGTGCAACACGGATCGGGGCAAGTGCAGGTATCGCCATTGTAAAGGGTCAATAA
- a CDS encoding 4Fe-4S dicluster domain-containing protein — translation MARYGMLINVKKCVGCYGCRVACQMQNSLPPEEAFIKFHEKEEGTFPNVSYQIFPTQCMHCEDAPCVEVCPTGASYKREDGIVLVDHDKCIGCKYCMVACPYDARVVNEETGVVEKCRFCVEEVEQGNQPICVATCIGGARIFGDLDDPNSEVSKEIARLHAQPLRPDLGTKPKIFYVR, via the coding sequence ATGGCACGCTATGGAATGTTAATCAATGTAAAAAAATGTGTCGGTTGCTATGGCTGTCGTGTAGCCTGTCAAATGCAGAATAGTTTACCACCTGAAGAGGCTTTTATTAAGTTCCATGAAAAAGAAGAAGGAACATTCCCCAATGTTTCTTATCAGATTTTCCCAACGCAATGTATGCATTGTGAGGACGCACCTTGTGTTGAAGTTTGTCCAACTGGTGCTTCTTATAAACGGGAAGATGGAATCGTACTTGTTGATCATGATAAATGTATTGGTTGTAAATATTGCATGGTGGCCTGCCCATACGATGCCCGTGTTGTCAACGAAGAGACTGGTGTCGTAGAGAAATGTCGGTTCTGTGTGGAAGAAGTGGAGCAGGGTAATCAACCGATCTGCGTCGCAACATGTATTGGTGGGGCACGGATCTTTGGGGACTTGGACGACCCCAATAGTGAGGTCTCTAAGGAGATTGCACGCCTACATGCACAACCACTCCGTCCAGACCTTGGAACTAAGCCAAAAATCTTTTATGTGAGGTGA
- the nrfD gene encoding NrfD/PsrC family molybdoenzyme membrane anchor subunit, which produces MAWGTMIAIYLFLAGLSAGAFVTAFYVSRKYPEKKALVTAGRYLAPVLLAIGLLLLIVDAEAGLKHPLRFIYLFVNWGSMMTIGTAILSVFIMITFFVALLNFLKKAIPAWLEYIGVAFAVGTAMYTGFLIGVVNTVPLWNTSILPILFAVSAASTGMAITVFTGLLMDRTAMNGTVQMKRIHFWLIAIEILLLFTMFYITSSVSTVASESVRSLLSGEFSMLFWGGLMIVGLIIPLAVEGMELMKHRKESVEISAGGAASASGSAMTMLIELFVLAGGFILRYLILAAAIAVTII; this is translated from the coding sequence ATGGCTTGGGGAACAATGATTGCAATCTATCTGTTTTTAGCAGGTTTGAGTGCAGGAGCATTCGTAACTGCATTCTATGTGAGTCGTAAATATCCAGAAAAGAAAGCATTGGTGACAGCAGGTCGTTATTTAGCTCCCGTCTTATTAGCCATCGGCTTGCTGCTCCTCATCGTAGATGCTGAAGCAGGATTGAAACATCCCTTACGGTTTATTTACCTCTTTGTAAACTGGGGTTCGATGATGACCATTGGTACTGCCATACTATCGGTTTTCATCATGATTACATTTTTTGTTGCACTTCTCAATTTTCTTAAAAAAGCGATTCCTGCATGGCTTGAATACATCGGTGTTGCCTTCGCTGTAGGGACGGCTATGTATACCGGCTTCCTAATCGGTGTTGTGAACACAGTACCGCTCTGGAACACTTCAATTCTACCCATTCTCTTCGCAGTCTCTGCAGCTTCCACTGGGATGGCGATTACCGTCTTTACTGGCTTGCTCATGGATCGTACTGCGATGAATGGAACGGTTCAGATGAAGAGAATTCACTTCTGGCTTATCGCTATTGAAATTCTGCTTCTCTTCACCATGTTCTACATCACAAGCTCTGTAAGCACCGTGGCTAGTGAATCAGTTCGTTCCTTACTCTCTGGTGAATTCAGCATGCTCTTCTGGGGTGGACTGATGATTGTCGGTTTAATCATCCCACTTGCTGTGGAAGGAATGGAATTGATGAAGCATCGTAAGGAGAGTGTAGAAATTTCTGCAGGTGGTGCAGCATCTGCATCTGGTTCAGCAATGACCATGTTGATTGAACTGTTCGTACTTGCTGGAGGTTTTATCTTACGTTATCTCATCCTTGCTGCTGCAATTGCAGTTACCATTATCTAA
- a CDS encoding molybdopterin-dependent oxidoreductase produces the protein MLEHKISRRTFLKTSAATTAVVATGTVGFHEWSQLKAEGEEAPTVITPTTCNGCTSKCGIRLFSKNGRVYRLSGQENHSYSKGKLCARGHGAATWPYSPDRLTQPLKKNENGDFEPISWEQAYEEIGTKLNEIVKKYGGESVVYSENPKTTNTFYSKRFLDAIGSPNYSAHSASCNLSRDIGYEWTVGSTPSSDVAKAKYVLFIGRSYGDGIRPGHLQNLVKAKQNGAKIVLVDPRLNNTAPFASEWLSIRPGTDLAFVLALSHVLVKEDLYDKDFVVENSVGFEEYAKELTKYTPEWAAEITGIPAEKIIEIAHDMAKAKPKAVVDTSWRGAFGCAYINSTETARAVSLYNALLGNIQQDGGSYFGAKPKLGSLDETKHPKPPKAKGKRFDGAGEAGRYPLVSPGKGMPQAVPDGVKDGTVKAYLVNHINPVRNFPDPAVWIDALKEIELLVVCDIQLSETAELAHYVLPEVSYLERDELVGALSGKKGAVYLRQKAIDIVHPECKPFDEIVVGLANAMGLGQYFNFTLEELNEANIAPLGITMAELREQGTITFEDNKAEMGKMPKLKTESGKIEFYSKAYEEAGFNAVPQWYPPKTMPDENSFRLITGKQSIHSHSSTANLESLMQITKDYDLERLWINAERAKALGIKDGDMVEVESDLAKSQVRVKVTERLHPEAVFIPSGYGSFSKGLTIANGVGFSYNDHAKHDTEPTGGGVMCQEAIVRIRKVGA, from the coding sequence ATGTTAGAACATAAGATTTCACGCCGTACGTTTCTAAAGACATCAGCTGCAACAACAGCCGTTGTTGCAACAGGTACGGTTGGCTTTCATGAATGGTCACAATTGAAAGCAGAAGGTGAAGAAGCTCCAACAGTTATCACCCCAACCACTTGTAATGGTTGTACTAGTAAATGCGGTATCCGTCTCTTTAGTAAAAATGGACGTGTGTATCGTCTTTCTGGACAAGAAAACCATTCCTACAGTAAAGGGAAATTATGTGCAAGGGGACATGGGGCAGCAACTTGGCCTTATTCACCAGATCGTTTAACACAACCTTTGAAGAAGAATGAAAATGGAGATTTTGAACCGATTAGCTGGGAACAAGCTTATGAAGAGATTGGAACGAAACTGAATGAGATTGTGAAGAAGTATGGTGGCGAATCCGTGGTTTATTCAGAGAATCCAAAGACCACCAATACCTTCTACTCAAAACGTTTCCTTGATGCCATTGGTTCACCTAACTATTCTGCTCACAGTGCGTCCTGTAACCTCTCTCGTGACATTGGCTATGAATGGACCGTAGGTAGTACACCAAGCTCTGATGTTGCCAAAGCGAAGTATGTACTGTTCATCGGTCGTAGTTATGGTGATGGGATTCGTCCAGGACACTTACAAAACCTTGTGAAGGCAAAACAGAATGGTGCGAAGATTGTGTTGGTGGACCCTCGCTTAAATAACACGGCACCTTTCGCGTCTGAATGGCTTTCTATCCGTCCTGGTACGGACCTGGCATTCGTGCTTGCATTATCCCATGTCCTCGTAAAAGAAGACCTATATGACAAGGACTTTGTGGTAGAAAATAGTGTGGGCTTTGAAGAATATGCGAAAGAATTAACCAAGTATACTCCTGAGTGGGCTGCTGAGATTACAGGAATCCCTGCTGAGAAGATCATCGAGATTGCCCATGACATGGCAAAAGCGAAGCCTAAAGCTGTAGTAGATACTTCATGGCGCGGAGCCTTTGGTTGCGCTTATATTAATAGCACTGAGACAGCCCGTGCAGTATCGCTCTATAACGCTTTACTAGGCAATATTCAGCAAGATGGTGGTAGCTACTTTGGTGCAAAACCAAAGCTAGGCTCCCTCGATGAAACCAAGCATCCAAAACCACCAAAGGCAAAGGGTAAACGTTTTGACGGTGCAGGTGAAGCAGGCAGATATCCACTGGTTTCTCCTGGTAAAGGAATGCCACAGGCAGTTCCTGACGGTGTAAAAGATGGTACTGTAAAAGCTTATCTGGTTAATCATATTAACCCCGTTCGTAACTTCCCAGACCCAGCCGTGTGGATTGATGCATTAAAAGAGATTGAACTACTGGTTGTCTGCGATATTCAGCTCTCCGAAACAGCTGAGCTGGCTCACTATGTATTACCAGAAGTGAGCTATCTAGAACGTGATGAACTGGTTGGTGCCCTAAGCGGTAAGAAGGGTGCTGTATACTTACGGCAAAAAGCCATTGATATCGTTCATCCAGAATGTAAGCCCTTCGATGAAATTGTGGTAGGTCTTGCCAATGCCATGGGCTTAGGTCAATACTTCAACTTCACCTTGGAAGAATTGAATGAAGCCAATATTGCTCCTTTAGGTATCACCATGGCAGAATTGCGTGAGCAAGGTACCATTACGTTTGAAGATAATAAAGCAGAAATGGGTAAGATGCCGAAATTAAAAACGGAATCGGGCAAGATCGAATTCTATAGCAAGGCGTATGAGGAAGCAGGCTTTAATGCTGTTCCCCAATGGTATCCACCAAAGACCATGCCTGATGAGAATTCCTTCCGCTTAATTACCGGTAAACAGAGCATTCACTCCCATAGTTCCACAGCAAACCTTGAGTCTTTGATGCAGATTACGAAGGATTATGACTTAGAGCGACTTTGGATCAATGCAGAACGGGCGAAAGCCTTAGGGATCAAGGATGGCGACATGGTTGAAGTGGAATCAGACTTAGCGAAGAGCCAAGTAAGGGTTAAGGTAACTGAACGGCTCCATCCTGAAGCAGTCTTCATTCCATCTGGTTATGGTAGCTTCTCTAAAGGACTGACAATCGCGAATGGTGTAGGCTTTAGCTACAATGACCATGCGAAACATGATACAGAGCCTACCGGTGGTGGCGTTATGTGTCAAGAAGCCATCGTCCGAATCAGAAAGGTGGGAGCATAG
- a CDS encoding TorD/DmsD family molecular chaperone, giving the protein MENNMDQRKEAASEVILIFAEMFKLPEEEFVQQMKSGEVDEELRRLFSHAGYGEYSLNLSEYIKDYSSFRSEYIHAFSGIYHPSAQPIESIYKEWTTDPEAEVMLVNQKGYLYGDPALHMKYLFEQSHLEIPDEYQGIPDHLTLILEFLGFLMTEGTDQMVSEFLQDHLDWLPDFHEKMKEVKAPSIYQDVVQLLMEITKKEKQFR; this is encoded by the coding sequence ATGGAGAATAATATGGATCAACGCAAAGAAGCAGCAAGTGAAGTGATTCTTATCTTTGCTGAGATGTTTAAATTACCTGAAGAAGAATTTGTGCAACAGATGAAGAGTGGGGAGGTGGATGAAGAACTACGAAGACTTTTTTCCCATGCTGGGTATGGAGAGTATTCGCTGAACTTAAGTGAGTATATTAAGGATTATTCATCCTTTAGATCGGAATATATTCATGCCTTTTCTGGAATTTATCATCCATCTGCACAGCCCATTGAATCAATCTACAAAGAATGGACGACAGATCCTGAAGCTGAGGTAATGCTGGTGAATCAAAAGGGCTATCTCTATGGTGATCCAGCACTTCATATGAAATACTTATTTGAACAGAGCCATTTGGAGATTCCTGATGAATATCAAGGAATTCCTGACCATCTCACCTTAATTCTAGAATTTTTAGGCTTCCTCATGACGGAGGGGACCGATCAGATGGTGAGTGAATTTTTACAGGATCACCTCGATTGGCTTCCTGACTTTCATGAGAAGATGAAAGAGGTAAAAGCTCCGTCAATTTATCAAGATGTGGTCCAATTATTAATGGAAATTACCAAAAAAGAGAAGCAGTTTCGGTAA
- the nrfD gene encoding NrfD/PsrC family molybdoenzyme membrane anchor subunit codes for MAWGAIIAWYLFLAGLSAGAFVTAYYVGKKMPEAKTLQTVGYILAPILLAIGLLLLIVDAEAGLHHPLRFFYLFSNLGSMMTIGTIILSIFIIISFFVALFTWLKKAVPEWLKVLGVVFATGTAIYTGFLIGVVNTAPLWNTSILPILFVVSAASTGMAITLVVTTFVNKEDLHKVFGMKKIHFSLMIIELILLFTMLYITNSVSVEAGLSVQALVTGEWAMLFWVGLVLVGLVLPTLMEGMELFKGGKEKASVAADGSVSIGSTVIAEVAVLVGGFLLRYLVLAAAIAVTII; via the coding sequence ATGGCATGGGGAGCAATTATTGCATGGTATCTATTTTTAGCTGGCTTAAGCGCAGGGGCCTTTGTTACTGCTTACTATGTAGGGAAAAAGATGCCTGAAGCGAAAACATTGCAAACAGTAGGCTATATCCTGGCACCTATACTTTTAGCCATTGGTCTACTACTACTCATTGTGGACGCGGAGGCAGGGCTTCATCATCCCTTACGTTTCTTCTATCTCTTCTCCAATCTCGGCTCCATGATGACGATTGGAACAATTATTCTATCGATCTTTATCATTATTTCATTCTTTGTTGCCCTATTCACGTGGCTGAAGAAGGCTGTACCAGAATGGTTAAAGGTGCTTGGTGTTGTCTTCGCCACAGGCACAGCCATTTACACAGGGTTCTTAATTGGGGTAGTTAACACTGCTCCATTGTGGAACACTTCAATTCTACCAATCCTCTTTGTTGTATCTGCAGCATCCACAGGGATGGCTATCACCTTGGTAGTAACTACTTTTGTGAATAAGGAAGATTTACACAAGGTATTCGGTATGAAGAAGATTCACTTCAGCCTGATGATTATTGAATTGATTCTTTTATTCACCATGCTCTATATTACGAATTCTGTGAGTGTTGAGGCAGGATTATCCGTTCAAGCTCTTGTTACAGGTGAATGGGCGATGCTCTTCTGGGTGGGCTTGGTCTTAGTAGGACTCGTTCTTCCTACACTTATGGAAGGCATGGAATTATTTAAAGGCGGTAAAGAGAAAGCTTCTGTTGCTGCTGATGGTAGTGTAAGTATTGGCTCCACCGTCATCGCAGAGGTAGCTGTGCTCGTAGGGGGTTTCCTTCTCCGTTATCTCGTTCTCGCAGCTGCCATTGCAGTCACCATTATTTAA
- a CDS encoding Na/Pi cotransporter family protein, translated as MIKLLIVPFFVGLAILLFGIQLMKIGLLQWGSTHVNRWLHRFTQSIPHSFGTGLISTMILQSSSAVTLLAIGMVEGSLLTFRQAFGIVLGSNIGTVITAELMILPMDRLAPWLFPLGGLIWILGKGRGRQLGLVLGGFSCILLGMSAITTITEPLQQFQWYQWMLHQQHSILFGVLIGTILTAIIQSSTATTLITMSFMQDGMIALPFAIAIILGSNIGTCATSLLGAIGTSRVAQRVAWTHVILNLLGVFLFLPFIQFFVMLVINITADPSAQIAHTQTIFNVVCSMLALPFAEPFIRMMERLVPDY; from the coding sequence ATGATTAAATTATTGATCGTCCCCTTCTTCGTGGGCCTTGCCATCCTTCTCTTTGGTATTCAATTGATGAAGATCGGTCTACTCCAATGGGGATCTACCCATGTCAATCGTTGGTTACATCGCTTTACTCAATCGATTCCCCACAGTTTTGGAACCGGTTTGATCTCCACAATGATCCTTCAGAGCAGTAGCGCTGTTACCCTTCTCGCCATCGGGATGGTGGAAGGATCCTTATTAACCTTCCGACAAGCCTTTGGCATTGTGCTTGGAAGTAATATCGGCACGGTTATTACTGCAGAATTAATGATTCTTCCCATGGACAGACTGGCACCTTGGCTCTTTCCCTTGGGTGGCCTCATCTGGATCCTTGGTAAAGGAAGGGGAAGACAATTGGGATTAGTCCTCGGTGGCTTCTCCTGTATTCTGTTGGGGATGAGTGCGATCACGACCATTACGGAACCACTCCAGCAATTCCAATGGTATCAATGGATGCTGCATCAACAGCATTCCATCTTGTTTGGGGTGCTGATTGGAACCATTCTCACTGCCATCATCCAAAGCAGTACAGCAACCACCTTAATCACCATGTCCTTCATGCAGGATGGCATGATCGCTCTTCCCTTTGCCATCGCCATTATCCTCGGGAGTAATATTGGTACCTGTGCCACCTCATTACTAGGTGCAATTGGCACCAGTCGCGTTGCCCAACGTGTAGCCTGGACCCATGTGATCCTCAATCTGTTAGGTGTGTTCCTCTTTTTACCCTTTATCCAGTTCTTTGTCATGCTTGTGATTAACATCACAGCGGATCCTAGCGCACAAATCGCTCACACCCAAACCATATTTAATGTGGTCTGCTCGATGTTGGCTTTACCATTCGCTGAGCCCTTTATTCGAATGATGGAACGGTTAGTGCCAGATTATTGA
- a CDS encoding molybdopterin-containing oxidoreductase family protein, with product MLDSKISRRSFLKASAATGAVLTTGTVSFHAWSKTLAEGNQHDDIKVTPSLCNACSSKCGVLVITKNGRLWKMEGHPDHPFSKGKLCARGHGVATLAYSPDRLQHPLKKKEDGTFEQITWEQAYQEIGQKLNEIIKKYGPQSVGYVEDPRPTGSYYGPRFLAAIGSPNYFTHQVCCNNGRNTGYIHTIGGVPGADIKNSKYILFIGRSYGDGIRPASVYDLTTAKDNGAKIVFVDPRLNATVPLGDEWIPIRPGTDLALILAMSNVVITEKLYDEAFVQNNSIGFDEYAKAMNEYTPEWAAEITDIPQETIIRIAREIAAAKPHAMIEPGWRGANGCVYYNSTECGRAAALFNALLGNINQKGGLTFGGGAKLGDMEPVPEKSKLPRWDARFPLVSTGTGVATIIPEKAESGEAKAVIFCQTNPVRNYTDPKTMIDAMEKMELTIVCDVQMSETALAADYVLPEPSYLEREDVVAAQGAGAIIRAQAIDRVYEDTRPFDEIITNIAKEMGLGQYFNFTIQELNAARVKPLGINIDELRQKGIIFPPKPAAPAAPAEFKLKTPSGKVEFVSEAFKKAGFSPIVSWIPPKVMPDADSFRLINGKQGYHTHSYSTNLPYLMQITKDYDSERLWMNAKRAAELGLKDGDLVEVESSMAKSQVRLKVTERLYPECVFVPSPYGNYSKYLTNAVGVGFSYMDHLEFDIEPMGGHSMVQEIIVKVRKV from the coding sequence GTGCTAGACAGCAAAATCAGTCGTAGAAGTTTCTTGAAAGCATCGGCTGCAACTGGCGCAGTTCTTACAACAGGAACCGTCAGCTTTCATGCTTGGTCAAAAACGCTTGCAGAAGGCAACCAACATGATGATATCAAAGTTACCCCTTCTTTGTGTAACGCGTGTTCAAGTAAATGTGGCGTTTTAGTGATCACGAAGAATGGGCGCTTATGGAAAATGGAAGGGCACCCTGATCATCCCTTTAGTAAAGGGAAATTATGTGCCCGTGGTCATGGTGTTGCAACCTTAGCTTATTCACCAGACCGCTTACAACATCCCCTTAAGAAAAAAGAGGATGGAACTTTTGAGCAGATTACCTGGGAGCAAGCTTATCAGGAGATTGGCCAAAAGCTTAATGAAATCATTAAAAAATATGGACCACAGAGTGTTGGCTATGTGGAAGACCCCCGTCCTACAGGGAGTTACTATGGTCCACGTTTTCTTGCAGCCATCGGCTCACCAAACTACTTTACACACCAAGTATGCTGTAATAATGGTCGGAATACGGGCTATATCCATACCATTGGTGGTGTACCCGGTGCAGATATTAAGAACAGTAAGTACATTCTCTTCATTGGTCGGAGCTATGGCGATGGGATTCGTCCTGCCAGTGTCTATGATTTAACCACAGCGAAGGATAATGGAGCGAAGATTGTCTTCGTCGATCCTCGCTTGAATGCCACCGTTCCCCTCGGTGATGAGTGGATCCCCATTCGTCCAGGTACTGACCTTGCACTCATCCTAGCCATGTCCAATGTGGTGATTACTGAAAAATTATATGATGAAGCATTTGTTCAAAATAACTCCATTGGCTTCGATGAATATGCGAAGGCCATGAACGAATATACCCCAGAATGGGCTGCAGAGATTACTGATATTCCGCAGGAAACGATTATCCGCATCGCTCGAGAGATCGCAGCCGCTAAACCACATGCCATGATCGAACCTGGTTGGCGTGGAGCCAATGGTTGCGTCTACTATAACAGTACAGAATGTGGCCGTGCTGCCGCCCTCTTTAACGCCTTACTAGGTAATATTAATCAAAAAGGTGGATTAACCTTTGGCGGTGGTGCTAAATTAGGCGATATGGAACCAGTTCCTGAGAAGTCCAAGCTTCCTCGTTGGGATGCACGTTTTCCACTGGTTAGCACGGGAACCGGTGTAGCCACCATAATTCCAGAGAAGGCAGAATCCGGTGAGGCGAAAGCAGTCATCTTCTGTCAGACCAATCCTGTACGGAACTATACGGATCCAAAAACCATGATCGATGCCATGGAAAAAATGGAACTTACCATTGTCTGTGATGTACAAATGTCTGAAACAGCACTCGCTGCAGATTATGTGCTACCAGAACCTAGCTATCTGGAGCGGGAAGATGTGGTGGCTGCTCAAGGTGCTGGCGCAATTATTCGGGCACAAGCCATCGATCGAGTATATGAAGATACCCGCCCCTTTGACGAAATTATAACCAACATCGCCAAAGAGATGGGCTTAGGTCAATATTTCAACTTTACCATTCAAGAACTGAATGCTGCTCGGGTTAAACCATTGGGTATTAATATCGATGAGCTACGGCAAAAAGGGATTATCTTCCCACCAAAACCTGCCGCACCTGCTGCACCAGCAGAGTTTAAGCTAAAAACACCATCTGGCAAGGTCGAGTTCGTCAGTGAAGCATTTAAGAAAGCAGGCTTTAGTCCTATCGTTAGTTGGATTCCTCCGAAAGTGATGCCAGATGCAGATTCCTTCCGCTTGATCAATGGAAAACAAGGGTATCACACACATAGCTATTCAACCAACCTACCCTATCTCATGCAGATTACCAAGGATTATGATTCTGAACGCTTATGGATGAATGCAAAGCGTGCAGCCGAGTTAGGTCTAAAAGATGGGGACCTTGTGGAAGTAGAATCTAGCATGGCGAAGAGCCAAGTACGCTTAAAGGTAACGGAACGGTTATATCCTGAGTGTGTGTTCGTTCCTTCACCATACGGGAACTACTCAAAATACCTAACGAATGCAGTAGGTGTCGGCTTCAGTTATATGGACCATCTGGAGTTTGACATTGAGCCTATGGGTGGTCATTCCATGGTTCAAGAAATCATCGTTAAGGTAAGGAAGGTGTGA